A region from the Desulfomarina profundi genome encodes:
- a CDS encoding phenylacetate--CoA ligase family protein — protein sequence MYWEQKKECLPRPELEALQLERLQKTLQRVATTVPFYRNKFSEEKLDATRVNSLDDLRRFPFTMKQDLRENYPYGLFAIPLRDVVRVHSSSGTTGMATVVGYSKNDIVNWSNLVARILCGAGVTADDVIQIAFGYGLFTGGFGLHYGAERLGASVIPISAGNTKRQIQIMQDFKTTALVCTPSYALKMADVMMDMGINPNGLSLRFGLFGAEPWSEAMRQEINDRLGIRATDNYGLSEIMGPGVAGECQECDGLHVNEDHFFIEILDPETLEPVKPGEVGELVITTLTKEAFPVIRYRTRDLTRLLPEPCPCGRTFVRMHRMLGRSDDMLIIKGVNVFPTQIESILFDIEGTEPHYRLIVERENNEDKLTVMVEVVEGIFFDAMKKQRAFVDMIKKRMASELGIGVNVKLVEERTLERFNGKGDRVVDRREL from the coding sequence ATGTACTGGGAACAGAAAAAGGAATGTTTACCTCGGCCGGAACTGGAGGCCCTGCAGCTGGAGCGATTACAGAAAACCCTGCAGCGGGTTGCCACCACCGTGCCGTTTTACAGGAACAAATTCAGTGAAGAAAAGCTGGATGCGACCAGGGTGAACAGCCTTGACGACCTGCGTCGTTTTCCCTTTACAATGAAGCAGGATCTACGGGAAAACTACCCGTACGGCCTGTTTGCTATCCCCCTGCGGGATGTTGTCCGGGTTCATTCCTCTTCCGGTACAACAGGAATGGCTACGGTGGTCGGCTATTCCAAAAACGATATTGTCAACTGGTCCAATCTTGTGGCCAGAATCCTTTGCGGGGCCGGAGTGACGGCGGATGATGTTATTCAGATCGCCTTCGGTTATGGTCTGTTTACCGGTGGCTTTGGTCTTCACTACGGAGCGGAGCGGTTGGGAGCTTCGGTTATTCCCATTTCTGCCGGCAATACAAAAAGGCAGATCCAGATCATGCAGGATTTCAAGACCACGGCCCTGGTCTGCACCCCGTCCTACGCTCTGAAAATGGCAGATGTCATGATGGACATGGGGATCAATCCCAACGGGCTCTCTCTTCGTTTCGGTCTGTTCGGGGCCGAGCCCTGGTCCGAGGCCATGCGGCAGGAGATCAACGACCGCCTGGGGATCAGGGCCACCGATAATTACGGACTTTCGGAAATCATGGGACCGGGTGTTGCGGGAGAATGCCAGGAGTGTGACGGTCTCCATGTGAATGAAGATCATTTTTTTATTGAAATACTCGATCCGGAAACCCTGGAACCGGTCAAACCGGGAGAGGTAGGGGAACTGGTTATTACCACCCTGACAAAGGAGGCCTTTCCCGTTATCCGTTACCGTACCCGCGATCTGACCAGGCTGCTGCCCGAGCCTTGTCCCTGCGGCCGGACCTTTGTCCGCATGCATCGCATGCTGGGCCGATCCGACGACATGCTGATTATAAAAGGAGTCAACGTCTTTCCCACCCAGATCGAGTCTATTCTCTTTGATATTGAGGGAACAGAACCCCATTACCGGTTGATTGTCGAACGTGAAAACAATGAAGACAAACTCACCGTGATGGTGGAGGTGGTGGAAGGAATTTTCTTTGATGCCATGAAAAAACAGCGGGCTTTCGTTGATATGATCAAGAAACGGATGGCTTCCGAGCTGGGTATCGGAGTTAATGTGAAACTGGTGGAGGAACGAACCCTGGAGCGATTCAACGGTAAGGGTGATCGGGTGGTGGATCGACGGGAATTGTAA
- a CDS encoding transaldolase: MAKNLLDQLKEMTVVVADTGDLQAIGTYTPRDATTNPSLITAAAQMEQYQDIVDNTLKEARKSAGENGSTEEVVTLAFDRLAVAFGLKILDIIPGRVSTEVDARLSYDKEGTIAKAREIIAQYEANNISRERILIKIAATWEGIRAAEILEKEGIHCNLTLLFGIHQAIACAEAGVTLISPFVGRILDWYKKDTGRDSYPANEDPGVVSVTAIYNYYKKFGYSTEVMGASFRNIDEIAELAGVDLLTISPALLEELHSTERELPRKLDPASAAQADIEKVVMTRETFDKLHRENRMATECLTNGIKGFTDALVALEELLTKRLAKLEG, translated from the coding sequence ATGGCAAAAAATCTACTCGATCAGTTGAAGGAAATGACTGTAGTCGTCGCCGACACAGGAGACCTGCAGGCAATTGGAACCTATACCCCGCGGGACGCAACAACCAACCCGTCTCTTATAACTGCTGCGGCTCAAATGGAGCAATACCAGGATATTGTAGATAACACGCTGAAAGAAGCGAGGAAATCAGCTGGAGAGAACGGCTCTACCGAAGAAGTAGTCACCTTGGCGTTCGACCGGCTGGCAGTCGCCTTCGGCCTGAAAATCCTCGATATCATTCCAGGCCGCGTTTCCACCGAAGTTGATGCCCGCCTCTCTTACGACAAGGAAGGTACAATTGCCAAGGCACGGGAAATAATAGCACAATACGAGGCAAACAATATCTCACGGGAAAGAATTCTTATTAAAATTGCTGCGACCTGGGAGGGTATCAGAGCCGCAGAAATCCTGGAAAAAGAAGGTATTCACTGTAATCTCACTCTTCTGTTCGGCATCCACCAGGCCATCGCCTGTGCGGAGGCCGGTGTCACCCTTATTTCTCCCTTTGTCGGCCGCATTCTTGACTGGTACAAAAAAGACACGGGCAGAGATTCCTATCCGGCCAATGAAGACCCTGGTGTCGTTTCGGTAACAGCCATTTATAATTATTACAAAAAATTTGGTTATTCCACTGAAGTGATGGGGGCAAGTTTCAGAAATATCGATGAAATTGCGGAACTGGCGGGTGTCGACCTGCTGACCATTTCACCGGCGCTGCTGGAAGAGCTCCACTCCACCGAAAGAGAACTGCCTCGGAAACTTGACCCGGCAAGCGCAGCACAAGCTGATATTGAAAAAGTTGTAATGACCAGAGAAACCTTTGATAAACTCCACAGGGAAAACCGGATGGCAACAGAATGCCTGACAAACGGTATTAAAGGATTTACAGATGCTCTTGTTGCACTGGAAGAACTGCTCACCAAGAGACTTGCAAAGCTGGAAGGATAA
- a CDS encoding CBS and ACT domain-containing protein, producing the protein MYIGRIMHTNLITVPPEASLAKAQALMEEHAIEHLLVTDENKKLVGILSDRDLKQYWASPATSLSAHELNYLLDKVTVDMIMIRTVVTVTPATTIERAAYIMQQYRISALPVMENENLVGIITGVDVLEILFKAIGISEESVRLGVFVNDSIGQLAKVTGVLKDAGVNIQSLLCWPEKDHSGITQMVFRVAASESDKAIRALNQNGLQVTTRYEKDITPFLPKD; encoded by the coding sequence ATGTATATAGGCAGAATCATGCACACAAACCTGATCACAGTCCCACCCGAGGCCTCGCTTGCAAAGGCCCAGGCATTGATGGAAGAACATGCCATTGAACACCTGCTTGTAACCGATGAAAACAAAAAGCTCGTAGGAATACTCTCCGACCGGGACCTGAAGCAGTACTGGGCCTCTCCCGCGACATCCCTTTCAGCCCATGAGCTGAATTACCTGCTGGACAAGGTGACGGTAGATATGATCATGATCCGGACCGTGGTAACCGTCACCCCGGCAACTACCATCGAACGGGCGGCTTACATCATGCAGCAGTACCGGATAAGCGCCCTGCCGGTGATGGAAAATGAAAACCTGGTGGGAATTATTACCGGAGTCGATGTTCTTGAGATACTCTTCAAGGCCATCGGTATCAGTGAGGAGAGTGTTCGTCTGGGGGTCTTTGTCAATGACAGTATCGGCCAGCTCGCCAAAGTGACGGGAGTGCTCAAAGATGCCGGTGTCAATATCCAGAGTCTTCTCTGCTGGCCGGAAAAGGATCATTCGGGAATAACCCAGATGGTTTTCAGGGTGGCGGCATCAGAAAGCGACAAGGCCATCCGGGCCCTGAACCAAAACGGCCTGCAGGTCACAACCCGGTACGAAAAAGATATCACGCCCTTTCTACCGAAGGACTGA
- a CDS encoding sensor histidine kinase has protein sequence MLCRNGDRPGFSEYHQKRSTGHVNRGFTGEHPEIMLVTKQEHDWVTVTISDNGPGINPTIQQLIFEPFFSTKPVGGRDGTPHHNGKIDVSSEPGQGTSFTIRLPLGNTLPE, from the coding sequence ATGCTGTGCCGGAACGGAGATCGGCCAGGTTTTTCTGAATATCATCAAAAACGCAGCACAGGCCATGTCAACCGTGGATTTACCGGAGAACATCCTGAAATTATGCTGGTAACAAAACAGGAACATGATTGGGTCACGGTGACTATCAGTGATAATGGCCCCGGAATCAATCCGACAATTCAACAATTAATCTTTGAACCGTTTTTCTCGACCAAACCGGTGGGGGGAAGGGACGGGACTCCACACCATAACGGCAAAATAGACGTGAGCAGTGAACCTGGACAGGGCACCAGTTTTACGATCCGGTTGCCGCTCGGAAACACATTACCGGAATAG
- a CDS encoding indolepyruvate oxidoreductase subunit beta yields MKEQGNILFSGVGGQGILLASEITAYSLLAAGFDAKKSEVHGMAQRGGSVTAQLRYGDKVYSPLIEPGKADILVAFEMMEAVRYLPYLHGGSKVIVNTQKILPPSVATGQAVYPEGLLDTLRERGVVVVPVDAFGIAKAVGEVRTANVAMVGAIAPFLPVDSELFGDIIRSRVPAKFMDVNLQAFEAGQKANQQ; encoded by the coding sequence ATGAAAGAACAGGGAAACATCCTCTTTTCAGGGGTAGGGGGCCAGGGAATTCTGCTTGCCAGTGAGATTACGGCGTACAGCCTGCTGGCTGCCGGGTTTGATGCCAAAAAAAGTGAAGTCCACGGCATGGCCCAGCGGGGTGGCTCGGTTACGGCTCAGCTCCGCTATGGAGATAAAGTTTATTCGCCGCTCATTGAGCCGGGAAAGGCCGATATTCTTGTGGCATTTGAGATGATGGAGGCAGTCCGGTATTTGCCGTATCTCCATGGTGGCAGCAAGGTCATCGTCAATACCCAGAAAATTCTGCCACCTTCTGTGGCTACAGGACAAGCTGTCTATCCGGAAGGCCTGCTTGATACACTCCGGGAACGTGGCGTTGTGGTTGTTCCTGTTGATGCATTTGGGATTGCAAAGGCCGTCGGCGAGGTGAGGACCGCGAATGTGGCAATGGTCGGGGCTATTGCCCCTTTTCTGCCGGTGGATTCTGAACTGTTCGGTGATATCATCAGGAGTCGGGTGCCGGCAAAATTCATGGACGTGAATCTGCAGGCCTTCGAAGCGGGACAAAAAGCAAACCAACAATAG
- a CDS encoding phenylacetate--CoA ligase family protein translates to MTVKYWEEEIETLPRVGLESIQLRRLQHLVARVYKTVAPYRTKMDEAGVKPEDIQSLADLQKLPFTVKNDLRDNYPFGLFTVPLDEVVRIHASSGTTGKPTVVGYTRKDIELWAGIMARALCCAGATREDMVQNAYGYGLFTGGLGAHYGIERLGATVIPVSGGNSKRQITLMRDFKSTVLLSTPSYALNLADAMDSMDIDPSSLSLRVGIFGAEPWSENMREEVERKLNLRAVDIYGLSEVMGPGVAQECLHSNMGMHIFEDHFLPEIIDPDTGEILPPGEQGELVFTTLTKEAFPIIRYRTKDISRLIYEQCACGRTLVRMEKVTGRTDDMLIIRGVNVFPSQVEHVLMGVEGVEPHYQIVVEREGNLDTMTVQVEVSEGLFSDEIRVLENLTRKIQAEVKSLLGVTCKVKLVEPKTIQRSEGKAQRVIDNRKI, encoded by the coding sequence ATGACAGTTAAGTATTGGGAAGAAGAGATAGAGACCCTGCCACGGGTGGGGCTGGAGTCCATTCAGCTCAGGCGGTTGCAGCATCTGGTCGCCAGGGTATATAAAACCGTTGCCCCTTATCGCACCAAGATGGATGAGGCCGGGGTGAAGCCGGAAGATATTCAGTCCCTGGCCGATCTGCAGAAACTCCCCTTTACCGTGAAAAACGATCTGCGGGACAACTACCCCTTCGGCCTCTTTACAGTACCCCTGGATGAAGTTGTCCGTATCCATGCCTCTTCCGGCACCACCGGCAAACCGACAGTTGTGGGGTACACCCGCAAAGACATTGAACTCTGGGCCGGTATCATGGCCAGGGCGCTCTGCTGTGCCGGGGCGACCAGGGAAGATATGGTGCAGAATGCCTACGGCTACGGGCTTTTTACCGGGGGGCTGGGAGCCCATTACGGTATTGAGCGGCTGGGGGCCACGGTTATTCCGGTTTCCGGTGGCAACAGTAAACGGCAGATAACCTTGATGAGGGATTTCAAATCCACCGTGCTGCTGTCCACACCCTCCTATGCCCTGAACCTGGCCGATGCCATGGATTCCATGGATATCGATCCATCCTCCCTTTCTCTGCGGGTCGGCATCTTCGGGGCCGAGCCGTGGAGCGAGAATATGCGGGAGGAGGTGGAGAGAAAACTCAATCTCAGGGCTGTAGATATCTATGGACTTTCCGAGGTAATGGGACCGGGAGTGGCCCAGGAATGTCTCCACTCCAATATGGGGATGCATATTTTTGAGGACCATTTTCTGCCGGAAATCATCGATCCCGATACCGGAGAAATTCTGCCCCCAGGGGAACAGGGTGAGCTGGTATTCACCACCCTGACCAAGGAGGCTTTTCCTATTATCCGCTATCGGACCAAGGATATCTCCCGGCTCATCTACGAGCAGTGCGCCTGTGGTCGTACCCTGGTCCGCATGGAGAAGGTGACCGGACGTACTGATGATATGCTGATTATCCGCGGGGTCAATGTTTTTCCATCCCAGGTGGAGCATGTACTCATGGGTGTTGAAGGGGTGGAACCCCATTACCAGATCGTGGTGGAACGTGAAGGCAATCTCGATACCATGACCGTCCAGGTTGAAGTGAGCGAGGGACTCTTCTCCGATGAAATTCGCGTCCTGGAAAACCTCACCCGCAAAATCCAGGCGGAAGTAAAAAGCCTGCTGGGAGTAACCTGTAAAGTTAAGCTGGTGGAACCGAAGACAATTCAGCGCAGCGAAGGCAAGGCGCAGCGAGTGATCGATAATCGTAAAATTTGA
- a CDS encoding ACT domain-containing protein codes for MRVEQIAVFLENKSGRLAEIMTILADANINIRALSVADTADFGILRLIVNDVEKAREVLMNGGFTVGKTSVLAVEVADEVGGLATVLKAIHKAGLNVEYMYAFVNKSGENAVLIFRFEKMDEAIASLQKDGFTLLSGEQICAL; via the coding sequence ATGCGTGTTGAACAGATAGCGGTTTTTTTGGAGAACAAGTCGGGAAGACTGGCGGAGATCATGACCATTCTTGCCGATGCCAATATTAATATCCGGGCCCTTTCCGTTGCTGATACCGCCGATTTCGGTATCCTGCGACTCATTGTCAATGATGTGGAAAAGGCACGTGAAGTGTTGATGAATGGCGGTTTTACCGTGGGCAAAACCTCGGTACTGGCGGTGGAGGTTGCCGATGAGGTTGGAGGACTGGCCACTGTACTGAAGGCTATTCACAAGGCTGGGTTGAACGTGGAGTACATGTACGCCTTTGTGAATAAGAGTGGTGAAAATGCGGTACTGATTTTCCGCTTTGAGAAGATGGACGAGGCCATTGCCTCCCTGCAGAAGGATGGTTTTACCCTGCTGAGCGGTGAACAGATTTGCGCTCTGTAG
- a CDS encoding rubredoxin-like domain-containing protein yields the protein MKKWECTVCGYIHEGEEPPEKCPVCEAPQEKFIEKTETQPETSGTAGVKEAGKGDETTRWRCTVCGFIHTGSQPPEICPVCGAFVEMFEKMVEEQEESESEGAGENKRWKCTVCGYVHEGPEPPEKCPVCHVPARLFVEIDADGKTIGPLPEAVEEGEVEEQKEGKVGKEKQRRTFFGWLTDQMVSHHLHPISAHFPNGIFPVSVVFLALFLVFNLAGMETAAYYNLVVVLISLPLVIFTGYLEWQKRYRGARSAIFIIKILCALFILAGANILVFWKVLDPGVIAPDSPMKWIYLGVAGVMLACVGLAGHLGGNWFSAPETEKAIVQGNKKKKSRFFLM from the coding sequence ATGAAAAAATGGGAATGCACTGTCTGTGGTTATATTCATGAAGGAGAAGAACCTCCCGAAAAATGCCCGGTCTGTGAGGCACCACAGGAAAAATTTATAGAAAAAACCGAAACACAGCCCGAAACTTCCGGAACGGCAGGAGTCAAAGAGGCTGGAAAGGGGGATGAAACAACCCGGTGGCGATGCACGGTCTGCGGTTTTATCCATACCGGCTCGCAGCCTCCGGAAATATGTCCGGTCTGCGGTGCTTTTGTCGAGATGTTTGAAAAAATGGTCGAAGAGCAGGAGGAAAGTGAATCGGAAGGTGCAGGGGAGAATAAACGCTGGAAGTGTACCGTGTGCGGATATGTGCATGAAGGGCCCGAGCCACCGGAGAAATGCCCCGTCTGCCATGTTCCCGCCCGGTTGTTTGTTGAAATTGATGCCGACGGCAAAACAATAGGCCCACTTCCCGAGGCTGTGGAAGAAGGAGAAGTTGAAGAACAGAAAGAGGGGAAAGTCGGAAAGGAAAAACAGAGACGAACTTTTTTCGGCTGGCTGACGGATCAGATGGTTAGCCATCATCTTCATCCCATTTCGGCCCATTTTCCCAACGGTATTTTTCCCGTTTCCGTGGTTTTTCTTGCTCTTTTCCTTGTCTTTAACCTGGCGGGAATGGAGACGGCCGCCTATTATAATCTCGTTGTTGTGTTGATTTCCCTTCCCCTTGTCATTTTTACCGGCTACCTGGAGTGGCAGAAAAGATACCGGGGAGCCAGGAGTGCGATATTTATCATAAAAATACTCTGCGCCCTCTTTATTCTGGCAGGAGCCAATATTCTGGTTTTCTGGAAGGTCCTTGATCCCGGTGTGATCGCCCCTGACTCCCCCATGAAGTGGATTTACCTGGGGGTGGCTGGAGTCATGCTGGCCTGTGTCGGGCTGGCAGGACACCTCGGGGGAAACTGGTTTTCGGCACCAGAAACTGAAAAGGCAATTGTTCAAGGCAACAAAAAGAAAAAGAGCCGGTTCTTCCTGATGTGA